In one window of Methanosarcina vacuolata Z-761 DNA:
- a CDS encoding tetratricopeptide repeat protein: MKERDRNEETEKQYKLALEADPNDIDSHFNYGVFLYEMGRMKEAEVQYKLGLKIDPKDVSVHSNYGLLLYEMSRMEEAEKHYKLVLKIDPKNVSIHINYGLLLESLGRMGDAEKHYKLALKIDPKDVATHANYGLLLSKLGRVKEAEIQYKLGLEIDKDEPLIHYNYGRLLSKMNRMEEAEVQYKLALKTDIKIATIYCDYGNFLQRMGREKEAEKQYKLALKIDPNFAAAHNNYGVLLEMMGNQAKAEKQYKLAVEANPNYAAAYYNYGNILNEMGRFDEAEKQYQLSLEKDPNSADAHYNYGLLLHNMNRMEEAEVQYKLSLENDPKSTEAHCNYGLLLHDMNRMEEAEVQYKLALEADPEDTDTHWNYGVLLEELGRKEEAAMQYLLALEASYDDV; the protein is encoded by the coding sequence ATGAAAGAAAGAGATCGAAACGAAGAGACAGAAAAGCAGTATAAGCTTGCTCTGGAAGCTGATCCCAATGATATTGATTCTCACTTTAATTACGGGGTTTTCCTATATGAAATGGGTCGCATGAAGGAAGCGGAGGTACAGTATAAACTTGGACTGAAAATAGATCCAAAAGATGTATCAGTACATTCAAACTACGGACTTCTCCTGTACGAAATGAGTCGCATGGAAGAAGCTGAAAAACATTATAAACTTGTTCTGAAAATCGATCCTAAAAACGTATCCATACACATAAATTACGGACTTCTTCTCGAAAGTTTGGGACGTATGGGAGACGCTGAAAAGCATTATAAACTTGCTCTGAAAATCGATCCAAAAGATGTAGCTACACATGCAAACTATGGACTTCTTCTGAGCAAATTAGGTCGCGTGAAGGAAGCTGAAATACAGTACAAACTCGGACTGGAAATCGATAAAGATGAGCCATTAATACATTATAATTACGGACGTCTTCTGAGCAAAATGAATCGTATGGAGGAAGCGGAGGTACAGTATAAACTTGCTTTGAAAACCGATATAAAAATTGCAACCATATATTGTGACTATGGGAATTTCCTGCAGCGGATGGGGCGCGAGAAAGAAGCTGAAAAACAGTATAAGCTTGCTTTGAAAATCGATCCCAATTTTGCAGCTGCACACAATAATTACGGTGTTTTGCTTGAGATGATGGGAAATCAGGCCAAAGCTGAAAAACAGTATAAGCTTGCAGTTGAAGCAAACCCAAATTATGCGGCGGCTTACTATAACTACGGAAATATCTTAAACGAAATGGGACGATTTGATGAAGCTGAAAAGCAGTATCAGCTATCTCTTGAAAAAGATCCTAATAGCGCAGATGCACATTATAATTACGGGCTTCTCCTGCACAATATGAATCGCATGGAGGAAGCGGAGGTACAGTATAAGCTATCTCTTGAAAACGATCCTAAAAGTACAGAGGCACATTGTAATTACGGGCTTCTCCTGCACGATATGAACCGCATGGAGGAAGCGGAGGTACAGTATAAACTTGCTCTAGAAGCTGATCCCGAAGATACAGATACACACTGGAATTATGGAGTTCTCCTCGAAGAATTGGGCCGTAAGGAAGAAGCTGCAATGCAGTATCTTCTTGCTTTGGAAGCCAGTTATGACGATGTATAA
- a CDS encoding ATP-binding protein produces MTKVIAITGKGGTGKTAVAALLIRSLSKKGQFLLAVDADADTNLPETLGCENVKTIGDAKEYLQAEITKPRPDNPDMNKESVLKSKVYEIIEEMPGYDLLVMGRPEGSGCYCYVNNLLRGIMDKLIMNYDVVIIDAEAGLEHFSRKIIRDIDDLIVVTDASRRGFRTAERIHELVGELDSNIGRIHVIANKVTDANRDKLVKLAEDLKLNMIGMIPLDPKIEEMDIKGIPLFEISDDSIAAIEIESIVKKLGF; encoded by the coding sequence GTGACAAAAGTAATTGCAATAACGGGAAAAGGTGGGACTGGTAAAACAGCGGTAGCGGCTCTTCTGATCCGCTCCCTTTCCAAAAAAGGTCAGTTTCTCCTGGCAGTTGATGCAGATGCAGACACTAACCTGCCTGAGACTCTTGGCTGTGAGAACGTAAAAACCATCGGGGATGCAAAGGAGTATTTACAGGCTGAGATCACAAAACCAAGGCCTGACAACCCCGATATGAATAAAGAGTCAGTACTTAAAAGCAAGGTTTATGAGATCATCGAAGAAATGCCTGGCTATGACCTCCTGGTCATGGGCCGGCCCGAAGGTTCAGGATGCTACTGTTATGTAAACAACCTTCTCCGTGGCATCATGGATAAACTGATCATGAATTATGATGTAGTTATCATTGATGCAGAGGCCGGGCTTGAACATTTCAGCAGGAAGATTATACGGGACATAGATGACCTTATTGTCGTAACAGACGCTTCTCGAAGGGGTTTTCGGACTGCTGAGAGAATTCATGAACTTGTGGGTGAACTGGACTCAAACATTGGTAGAATTCACGTTATTGCAAACAAGGTTACAGATGCTAACCGCGACAAGCTTGTCAAACTGGCAGAGGACCTGAAACTTAACATGATAGGTATGATTCCACTCGACCCTAAAATCGAGGAAATGGATATAAAAGGCATACCTCTCTTCGAAATTTCGGACGACTCAATTGCTGCAATAGAAATCGAAAGTATTGTGAAAAAACTGGGATTCTAA
- the cdhB gene encoding CO dehydrogenase/acetyl-CoA synthase complex subunit epsilon — protein MVDTTKNTKVFTSYGVNTSKTLTPEMAAKLISKAKRPLLMVGTLTLEPEMLDRVVKISKAANLPIAATGSSMAVLADKDVDAKYINAHMLGFYLTDPSWPGLDGNGNYDMVIVIGFKKYYINQVLSAAKNFSNLKTIAIERGYIQNSTMSFGNLSKADHIAALDELINAL, from the coding sequence ATGGTTGACACTACCAAGAACACAAAGGTCTTTACCAGCTACGGGGTGAATACCTCAAAAACCTTAACTCCTGAAATGGCTGCAAAGCTTATCTCAAAAGCAAAGAGACCGCTCCTTATGGTAGGAACCCTGACTCTTGAGCCAGAGATGCTTGATCGTGTAGTAAAAATTTCAAAGGCTGCAAATCTCCCTATTGCTGCAACCGGGAGTTCCATGGCAGTCCTTGCTGATAAAGATGTAGATGCAAAGTATATCAATGCACATATGCTTGGCTTCTACCTGACTGATCCCAGCTGGCCTGGCCTTGATGGAAACGGAAACTACGACATGGTCATAGTCATAGGATTCAAGAAATACTACATCAACCAGGTACTGTCCGCAGCAAAGAACTTCAGTAACTTGAAAACAATTGCGATTGAAAGAGGCTATATCCAGAACTCAACGATGTCCTTTGGAAACCTTAGCAAAGCAGATCACATCGCAGCACTGGATGAACTTATTAACGCATTATAA
- the cdhD gene encoding CO dehydrogenase/acetyl-CoA synthase subunit delta, which translates to MAKKAKLSEMTDMFKDVDILSLEGVTIEGDIEIELDGLGGGFDPMLAAILGQENAVLAQHFARLAGIFGVPVGIGAPAAGAPAAPAISPALAAPKFKDLIPAKFSFENFAEWATPIQEVPIGNTSADGGSRGKRVLVGGEKALPFFPDAVMPNRNQVTIDVFDMRIGLAKAVKENYDEVMDSPGEWAKKNVEKFNADMITIHLISTDPLVKDTPAKEAAKTVEEVLQAVDVPIAIGGSGNPQKDPEVLARAAEVAEGERCLIASASLNLDYAKIAEAALKYDHDVLSWTQLDMNSQKELNRKLMKQCNVPRDRIIMDPTTAALGYGLDYAYTNMERIRLAALMGDEELTFPMSSGTTNAWGARESWMVSSPLKEDSDWGPREYRGPIWEIVTGLSLAIAGNDLFMMMHPTSVAVLKHITQTLFGSIEAEPIDLANWIGSGV; encoded by the coding sequence ATGGCAAAGAAAGCTAAGTTATCAGAAATGACAGACATGTTCAAGGATGTAGATATACTCTCCCTTGAAGGTGTAACTATAGAAGGGGACATTGAGATTGAACTCGATGGACTTGGAGGCGGCTTTGACCCGATGCTTGCTGCTATCCTCGGACAGGAGAATGCAGTACTTGCACAGCACTTCGCAAGACTTGCTGGCATATTCGGCGTCCCTGTAGGCATTGGTGCCCCTGCGGCTGGTGCCCCTGCTGCCCCTGCTATTTCCCCTGCTCTGGCAGCTCCTAAGTTTAAGGATCTCATTCCTGCCAAATTCAGTTTTGAAAACTTTGCAGAATGGGCAACCCCTATTCAGGAAGTCCCAATAGGTAACACCTCTGCAGATGGTGGAAGCCGTGGAAAGAGAGTGTTGGTTGGTGGCGAAAAAGCCCTCCCATTCTTCCCTGACGCCGTAATGCCCAACAGGAACCAGGTTACCATTGACGTATTCGATATGAGAATCGGTCTTGCAAAAGCTGTCAAGGAGAACTATGATGAGGTCATGGACAGCCCAGGAGAATGGGCAAAGAAGAACGTTGAAAAGTTCAACGCAGACATGATCACAATCCACCTGATTTCAACCGACCCACTGGTTAAAGACACACCTGCCAAGGAAGCAGCAAAGACTGTGGAAGAAGTACTTCAGGCTGTTGATGTCCCAATCGCAATTGGCGGTTCCGGGAACCCACAGAAAGACCCTGAAGTACTTGCAAGAGCTGCAGAAGTTGCAGAAGGCGAGCGCTGCCTGATTGCATCTGCAAGCCTGAACCTTGACTACGCAAAGATTGCAGAGGCTGCATTAAAGTACGACCATGATGTCCTTTCATGGACTCAGCTGGATATGAACTCCCAGAAGGAGCTTAACAGGAAGCTCATGAAGCAGTGCAACGTCCCAAGAGACAGGATCATCATGGACCCAACCACTGCAGCACTCGGCTATGGTCTCGACTACGCTTACACCAACATGGAGCGTATCCGCCTCGCAGCCCTTATGGGTGACGAAGAACTGACCTTCCCAATGTCATCCGGTACCACCAATGCATGGGGTGCCCGTGAGTCCTGGATGGTTAGCTCACCACTGAAGGAAGACTCGGATTGGGGCCCCAGAGAATACAGAGGACCAATCTGGGAAATCGTTACAGGTCTCTCTCTTGCTATTGCAGGAAACGACCTCTTCATGATGATGCACCCAACCTCGGTTGCTGTCCTGAAGCACATTACCCAGACTTTATTTGGTTCAATTGAGGCAGAGCCTATTGACCTTGCTAACTGGATCGGATCGGGGGTGTAA
- the cdhC gene encoding CO dehydrogenase/CO-methylating acetyl-CoA synthase complex subunit beta, which translates to MAEFPFEISPMFEGERVRKEGMFVELGGPKSLGLELVRAKPMDEIEDDKVTIIGPDLKEMEEGKTYPWAMVFNIGGELIEADLESVIERRIHDFINYCQGIMHLNQRYDVWMRISKDTAAKMDSLDSFGKAVMMLFKTELPFIEKMQVTFYTDKAEVENKLVEAKEIFKTRDARTKNLHDEDVDVFYGCTLCQAFAPTNVCVVSPDRVSLCGAINWFDGRAAAKVDPEGPQFAIEKGELLDSNTGEYSGVNDIAVKLSSGEFSKIKLHSFFDSPHTSCGCFEVVGFYIPEVDGIGWVSREYQGMAPNGLGFSSMAGQTGGGKQIVGFLGIGVAYFYSPKFIQADGGWNRVVWLPSMLKEKIAETIPEDIKDKIATENDATDIDSLKAFLQEKNHPVVASWAAAEEEEEEEEEEEEVAVAAAPMMMPAAGFQMPAMASMPMMPAGKAGGIKITFKKAKISIERMVISEKKD; encoded by the coding sequence ATGGCAGAATTCCCATTTGAGATTTCTCCAATGTTTGAAGGAGAAAGAGTAAGAAAGGAAGGAATGTTTGTTGAACTAGGCGGCCCAAAGTCCCTGGGTCTGGAACTTGTCCGTGCAAAACCCATGGACGAGATCGAAGATGACAAAGTTACGATTATCGGCCCTGATCTCAAGGAAATGGAAGAGGGTAAAACCTACCCCTGGGCAATGGTCTTCAACATCGGTGGAGAACTCATAGAGGCTGACCTTGAATCTGTCATCGAGAGGCGTATCCACGATTTCATCAACTACTGCCAGGGCATTATGCACCTGAACCAGAGATATGATGTATGGATGAGAATCTCCAAGGATACAGCTGCAAAGATGGACTCCCTTGATTCTTTCGGAAAAGCTGTCATGATGCTCTTCAAGACCGAGCTTCCCTTTATTGAGAAGATGCAGGTGACCTTCTACACCGACAAGGCTGAAGTTGAGAACAAGCTGGTAGAAGCAAAGGAGATCTTCAAGACAAGAGATGCCAGGACAAAGAACCTCCATGACGAAGATGTTGACGTCTTCTATGGATGTACCCTCTGTCAGGCTTTTGCTCCAACCAACGTCTGTGTAGTTTCCCCTGACAGAGTCTCTCTTTGTGGTGCAATCAACTGGTTCGACGGCCGTGCAGCAGCAAAAGTAGACCCAGAAGGACCTCAGTTTGCAATCGAGAAGGGTGAACTCCTCGATTCCAACACCGGTGAATACTCCGGTGTCAATGACATTGCTGTAAAGCTTTCAAGTGGCGAATTTAGCAAGATTAAACTCCACTCCTTCTTCGACTCCCCACACACCTCCTGTGGCTGCTTTGAAGTAGTCGGATTCTACATCCCTGAGGTTGACGGTATTGGCTGGGTTAGCAGAGAATACCAGGGAATGGCCCCTAACGGCCTTGGTTTCTCCTCTATGGCAGGTCAGACAGGCGGTGGAAAGCAGATCGTAGGTTTCCTCGGTATCGGTGTCGCCTACTTCTATTCCCCCAAGTTTATCCAGGCTGATGGTGGCTGGAACAGAGTTGTCTGGCTCCCATCCATGCTCAAGGAAAAGATTGCCGAAACTATTCCAGAAGACATCAAAGATAAGATCGCAACTGAGAACGATGCAACTGACATTGATTCCTTGAAGGCTTTCCTGCAGGAGAAGAACCACCCGGTCGTTGCTAGCTGGGCAGCTGCAGAAGAGGAAGAAGAGGAAGAGGAAGAAGAAGAGGAAGTAGCTGTTGCAGCCGCTCCAATGATGATGCCTGCAGCCGGATTCCAGATGCCTGCAATGGCTTCAATGCCAATGATGCCTGCTGGTAAGGCTGGTGGAATTAAGATCACCTTCAAGAAGGCAAAGATCTCCATTGAAAGAATGGTCATCAGCGAGAAGAAGGACTAA
- a CDS encoding alkene reductase, which yields MKRLRDSKNPAKKIADTKKIADTKKMVTDFANLKEMIIMAGDTDLFSHYQMGDLTLPNRIVMAPMTRNRAGDADVPVSLTATYYVQRASAGMIITEGSQVSPQGVGYVHTPGIYSAAQVAGWKKVTDAVHQAGGRIFIQLWHVGRISHPDLLGGAMPVAPSVLPVEGFTHTPDGKKSIPVPRALNTEEVPDIVKQFRQAAENARNAGFDGVEIHGANGYLLDQFLRSGSNKRSDKYGGSLENRVRLPLEVTKAVIEVWGGNRVGYRISPHNTEHSMSDANPQETFSYFTRELNKTGLGYLHLIEPIGGRMGFVPLEARIGPILRSIFKRTLILNGGYGLHSGNEIIASGEADLIAFGVPFLANPDLPERFRQNAPLNEPDVATFYMGGAKGYTDYPALVHR from the coding sequence TTGAAAAGATTAAGAGATTCTAAAAATCCAGCTAAAAAGATAGCTGATACTAAAAAGATAGCTGATACTAAAAAGATGGTTACTGATTTTGCAAACTTAAAGGAGATGATTATCATGGCAGGAGACACAGATTTATTTTCACATTATCAGATGGGCGATCTCACGCTGCCAAACCGCATAGTGATGGCACCAATGACCCGAAACCGTGCAGGGGATGCCGACGTCCCGGTCTCACTGACGGCCACTTATTATGTACAGCGAGCCTCAGCCGGAATGATTATCACCGAGGGCTCACAGGTTAGCCCGCAGGGAGTAGGTTACGTGCATACGCCGGGCATATACTCTGCAGCACAGGTCGCCGGCTGGAAGAAGGTGACAGACGCTGTCCACCAGGCTGGCGGCAGGATTTTCATCCAGCTCTGGCACGTAGGACGGATTTCCCACCCCGACTTGCTGGGAGGCGCTATGCCGGTTGCACCATCCGTACTACCCGTCGAAGGCTTTACCCACACACCCGATGGAAAAAAGTCAATTCCCGTGCCCAGAGCCCTGAATACCGAAGAGGTGCCGGATATTGTCAAGCAGTTCCGGCAGGCGGCAGAGAACGCCAGAAACGCCGGGTTCGATGGCGTTGAAATCCATGGAGCCAATGGCTACCTGCTGGACCAATTCCTGCGGAGCGGGTCCAACAAGCGAAGCGATAAGTACGGCGGCAGTCTTGAAAACCGAGTCCGTCTACCGCTTGAAGTCACAAAAGCCGTCATTGAAGTGTGGGGAGGCAACCGTGTTGGCTACCGAATCTCCCCGCACAATACCGAGCATTCTATGTCAGATGCCAATCCCCAGGAGACCTTTTCCTATTTCACCAGAGAGCTGAACAAAACGGGCCTGGGATACCTTCATTTAATCGAGCCCATAGGAGGCCGAATGGGGTTCGTGCCACTCGAAGCACGGATTGGGCCTATCCTGCGCAGCATTTTCAAAAGGACGTTAATACTGAACGGCGGCTATGGTCTCCACAGCGGGAATGAGATCATTGCCAGCGGCGAGGCCGACCTTATCGCCTTTGGAGTGCCATTCCTGGCCAATCCTGACCTGCCAGAGCGTTTCAGGCAGAATGCACCGCTGAACGAGCCGGATGTGGCCACCTTCTATATGGGCGGCGCGAAAGGCTACACGGACTATCCGGCCCTGGTCCATAGATAA
- a CDS encoding CDC48 family AAA ATPase gives MTNGDEKTIKLKVAEANHRDVGKGIVRIDEAFREKLGLNPFDVVEIRGGKVTSALIGRPYPDDEGLDIIRMDGLIRTNAKTSIGEYVEICKAEWKEAKHVTLSPVKRGIKIYAPSETLSAVFMNRTVSKGDFISTTSLSSSRDMDTYGKGLMLDEFFQDFFRQGFGSSFGLGEIKLQVVSTSPSGIVKITDMTEIELLPEAREITPEQAIPTVMYEDLGGLQDAILKVREMVEIPLKYPELFDRLGIEAPKGVLLHGPPGTGKTMLARAVASESDAYFISINGPEIMSKYYGESEKAIRDIFDEAEKNAPAIIFLDEIDSIAPKRAEVTGEVERRVVAQLLSLMDGLKSRKNVIVIGATNRPEALDLALRRPGRFDREIELRVPSTEGRLEIFHIHTRGMPLTEDVNLMDLAQITYGFVGSDIAALCREAAMRALRRVFPRIDLKEPHIPKEILDSLQVTRADFEEAMKDVQPSAIREILIEIPNISWNDVGGLEDVKCLLKEAVEWPLKNPESYRHIGVEAPKGVLLYGPPGTGKTLLAKAIAHESDANFITAKGSDLLSKWYGESEKRIAEVFTRARQVAPSIVFLDELDSLAPIRGISAGEPQVTARILNQLLSEMDGLEELMGVVVIGATNRPDIIDPALIRPGRFDELILVPVPDKGARREILKVHTKKMALAEDVDIEELVARTDNYTGADLAAICKKAGRYALREELHADNVKQKHFLKAVSETRPSVTPDTMKYYEAIKGEIITRKSKEIENPLYI, from the coding sequence TTGACTAATGGAGATGAAAAGACAATCAAACTGAAAGTTGCAGAAGCTAACCATCGTGACGTCGGAAAAGGTATAGTTCGTATCGATGAAGCCTTCAGGGAAAAGCTTGGTTTAAACCCCTTTGACGTAGTGGAGATCAGAGGGGGAAAGGTGACCTCAGCTCTTATAGGGAGACCTTATCCTGACGATGAGGGTCTTGACATTATCCGTATGGACGGGCTCATCCGCACGAATGCGAAGACCAGCATAGGAGAATACGTGGAAATCTGCAAAGCAGAATGGAAAGAAGCAAAACATGTGACCCTCTCTCCCGTAAAAAGGGGAATAAAGATTTATGCTCCCAGTGAGACTCTTAGTGCTGTTTTCATGAACCGTACGGTTTCAAAAGGGGATTTTATCTCCACCACCAGTTTAAGTAGCTCCCGAGATATGGATACTTATGGCAAAGGACTCATGCTGGATGAATTTTTCCAGGACTTTTTCAGGCAGGGCTTCGGCTCCTCTTTCGGGCTCGGGGAAATCAAGCTTCAGGTTGTTTCTACCTCTCCGTCGGGGATAGTAAAGATCACTGACATGACCGAAATTGAACTCCTGCCAGAAGCCAGGGAAATTACTCCTGAGCAGGCCATTCCAACTGTTATGTATGAAGATCTGGGTGGACTCCAGGATGCAATTTTAAAGGTCAGGGAAATGGTAGAAATCCCTCTGAAATACCCTGAACTTTTTGATCGGTTAGGGATTGAAGCCCCAAAAGGAGTGTTGCTCCATGGCCCTCCCGGTACTGGCAAGACTATGCTTGCAAGGGCTGTTGCAAGTGAGTCTGATGCTTATTTTATCTCTATCAACGGCCCGGAAATAATGTCCAAATATTACGGAGAGTCCGAAAAAGCTATCCGCGATATATTCGATGAGGCTGAAAAGAATGCACCAGCAATCATCTTTCTGGACGAGATCGATTCCATTGCCCCGAAAAGAGCTGAGGTAACAGGAGAAGTTGAGAGGAGAGTGGTCGCACAGCTCCTTTCCCTGATGGATGGGCTGAAAAGCCGCAAGAATGTAATCGTGATAGGTGCAACGAACCGCCCTGAAGCTCTGGATCTGGCACTGCGCCGTCCGGGCAGGTTTGACAGGGAAATTGAGCTCAGGGTCCCGAGTACCGAAGGCAGGCTCGAAATTTTCCATATTCATACGAGAGGAATGCCCCTTACAGAGGACGTAAACCTCATGGATCTTGCTCAAATTACCTATGGGTTTGTGGGGTCTGATATTGCAGCACTCTGCCGGGAAGCTGCCATGAGAGCTCTTAGGCGTGTCTTCCCGAGGATTGATCTAAAAGAACCTCATATCCCAAAAGAAATCCTGGATTCATTACAGGTCACAAGAGCAGACTTCGAAGAGGCCATGAAAGACGTGCAGCCCTCAGCCATCCGGGAAATACTTATTGAGATTCCCAATATCAGTTGGAATGATGTTGGCGGCCTGGAAGACGTAAAATGTCTCCTGAAAGAAGCTGTAGAATGGCCACTTAAAAACCCTGAGTCTTATCGGCATATAGGTGTGGAAGCTCCAAAAGGCGTACTCCTATATGGTCCTCCGGGCACTGGAAAGACCCTTCTGGCAAAAGCCATTGCCCATGAGTCAGATGCCAATTTTATCACTGCCAAAGGAAGCGACCTCCTTTCCAAGTGGTATGGAGAATCCGAAAAGAGGATTGCTGAGGTCTTCACCAGGGCGAGACAGGTTGCCCCTTCAATTGTTTTTCTGGACGAACTTGATTCACTTGCTCCCATCCGTGGGATCTCAGCAGGTGAGCCTCAGGTTACAGCCAGAATCCTTAATCAGCTTCTTTCTGAAATGGATGGTCTTGAAGAACTCATGGGAGTTGTAGTGATCGGTGCAACTAACCGCCCTGATATCATAGACCCAGCTTTGATTCGTCCAGGGCGTTTTGATGAGCTTATTCTCGTCCCGGTCCCTGATAAAGGAGCTAGAAGGGAAATTCTCAAGGTTCACACAAAGAAGATGGCCCTTGCAGAAGATGTGGATATCGAGGAACTCGTTGCACGTACCGATAATTACACAGGCGCAGATCTTGCAGCAATATGTAAAAAGGCAGGAAGATACGCCCTGCGTGAAGAACTTCATGCAGACAATGTTAAACAGAAACATTTCCTTAAAGCAGTTTCAGAGACACGACCTTCAGTTACCCCTGATACTATGAAATACTATGAAGCAATAAAAGGAGAAATCATAACCAGGAAATCAAAGGAAATAGAAAATCCCTTATATATATGA
- the acsC gene encoding acetyl-CoA decarbonylase/synthase complex subunit gamma, producing the protein MKINSPLEAYKYLPQTNCGECGEPTCMAFASKLIDRSGKTTDCPPLVKEKKFAKKLAELDKLLAPEIREVAIGVGDRVAKIGGDDVLYRHKLTFFNKTKMFFDVTDTMEEAALVERVKKITDYKKFYVGRNLLLDGVAIRAASNDPAKFAAAVKKVIENTELPVILCSFNPAVLKAGLEVAKDKNPLLYAANKDNWKEVGELALEYKVPVVVSAFNDLDTLKSLAKTFAEAGIKDIVLDPGTYPSGKGLKDTFTNFLKIRRAGIMGDTEIAYPIMAMPLTAWMSGISDPVSASYWETVLSSVFTIRYGDIMLLHSMEPYATMPEVHLAETIYTDPRSPVAVDSKMYKVGTPDENSPVLFTTNFALTYYTVESDLASNGINCWLLAVNTDGIGVEASVAGGQLTADKVKEAFEKSGFDLKKDVTHNTVITPGLAARLQGDIEDKLGAKVLVGPMDSGRLPGFMEKNWPPK; encoded by the coding sequence ATGAAAATAAACAGCCCATTAGAAGCTTACAAATACCTTCCTCAGACCAACTGTGGAGAATGTGGTGAGCCTACCTGTATGGCATTTGCCTCCAAGCTGATCGACAGATCCGGGAAGACAACAGACTGCCCACCCCTTGTAAAGGAGAAGAAGTTTGCAAAGAAACTCGCAGAGCTTGACAAGCTCCTTGCCCCGGAAATTCGTGAAGTTGCAATAGGTGTAGGCGACAGAGTAGCCAAGATTGGTGGCGACGATGTGCTTTACCGTCACAAGCTGACCTTCTTCAACAAGACAAAGATGTTCTTCGATGTTACTGATACAATGGAGGAAGCTGCCCTTGTTGAAAGAGTTAAGAAAATTACTGACTACAAAAAGTTCTACGTCGGACGCAACCTGCTCCTTGACGGTGTAGCAATAAGAGCTGCATCCAATGACCCTGCAAAGTTTGCAGCAGCTGTCAAGAAAGTTATAGAAAACACAGAATTGCCAGTGATTCTCTGTTCCTTTAACCCTGCAGTCCTGAAGGCAGGACTTGAGGTTGCAAAGGACAAGAACCCTCTGCTTTATGCTGCAAACAAAGACAATTGGAAGGAAGTAGGAGAACTGGCCCTTGAATATAAGGTGCCTGTCGTAGTCTCAGCTTTCAATGACCTTGATACCCTTAAGAGCCTCGCAAAAACCTTTGCAGAAGCAGGTATCAAGGACATTGTTCTCGACCCAGGAACCTACCCAAGTGGCAAAGGCCTGAAAGACACCTTTACCAACTTCCTGAAGATTAGGAGAGCAGGCATTATGGGCGATACCGAGATAGCATATCCAATCATGGCTATGCCGCTTACTGCCTGGATGTCTGGAATTTCGGACCCTGTCAGTGCCTCCTACTGGGAAACAGTTCTTTCCTCGGTCTTTACCATCAGGTACGGAGACATTATGCTTCTCCACAGCATGGAACCATATGCCACCATGCCCGAAGTGCACCTGGCCGAGACAATTTACACCGACCCGAGGTCTCCTGTCGCTGTGGACTCGAAGATGTACAAGGTAGGAACCCCAGACGAGAACTCCCCAGTTCTCTTCACAACAAACTTTGCTCTTACCTACTACACAGTAGAGAGCGATCTTGCCTCAAACGGCATCAACTGCTGGCTGCTTGCAGTTAACACAGACGGTATCGGTGTGGAAGCATCTGTTGCCGGTGGGCAGCTGACTGCTGATAAAGTGAAGGAAGCTTTTGAGAAGTCAGGCTTTGACCTCAAGAAAGATGTTACCCACAACACGGTAATTACTCCGGGTCTTGCTGCCCGTCTACAGGGTGACATTGAGGACAAACTCGGTGCAAAGGTTCTTGTGGGACCAATGGACTCAGGAAGGCTCCCTGGATTTATGGAAAAGAACTGGCCTCCAAAATAA